Proteins encoded by one window of Blautia faecicola:
- the murC gene encoding UDP-N-acetylmuramate--L-alanine ligase: protein MYTIDFTKPVHIHFIGIGGISMSGLAEILLKEGFTVSGSDSKESTLTDHLTEKGAQIFYGQRASNIIDGIDLVVYTAAIHPDNPEYACAKEKNIPMMTRADLLGQIMKNYEIPIAVSGTHGKTTTTSMASHILLEGGFDPTISVGGILPAIGGNLRLGHSGTFITEACEYTNSFLSFFPKISIILNMDADHLDFFKDIDDIRHSFRLFAEKLPADGTLIINSDTPHYEDIIKDLPCEVITYGLEHEADYTATDITYDTFGHPTFTCLHHGETVGTFSLKVPGIHNVSNALSVIALGEKLGMDDATIQKGLVNFTGTDRRFQFKGKIGDITVIDDYAHHPTEIKATLTSAKNYPHKKTWCIFQPHTYTRTKALLQDFAEALTLADHVVLAKIYAARETDTLGISSADLQKQIQVLGTPCEYFPTFDEIENFLLENCQPGDLLITMGAGDVYQIGEKLLGK, encoded by the coding sequence ATGTATACGATTGATTTTACAAAACCTGTTCACATACATTTTATTGGTATCGGCGGTATCAGCATGAGCGGTCTTGCCGAGATTCTTTTGAAAGAGGGATTCACCGTATCCGGTTCGGATTCCAAGGAAAGCACACTGACAGATCACCTGACTGAAAAAGGTGCGCAGATCTTCTATGGACAGCGCGCATCCAACATCATTGACGGCATTGATCTGGTGGTTTACACCGCTGCGATCCATCCGGACAACCCGGAATATGCCTGTGCAAAAGAAAAAAATATCCCGATGATGACCCGTGCCGATCTGCTCGGACAGATCATGAAAAATTATGAGATCCCGATCGCCGTATCCGGAACCCACGGAAAAACCACAACTACTTCCATGGCTTCCCATATTCTGTTAGAGGGCGGTTTTGATCCGACCATCTCTGTCGGCGGTATCCTGCCGGCGATCGGTGGTAACCTGCGCCTGGGACATTCCGGCACATTCATCACCGAAGCCTGCGAATACACCAACAGCTTTTTAAGCTTCTTCCCGAAGATCAGCATCATCCTGAACATGGACGCCGATCATCTGGATTTCTTTAAAGACATTGACGATATCCGTCATTCTTTCCGTCTGTTCGCAGAAAAACTCCCGGCTGACGGTACTCTGATCATCAACAGCGACACCCCTCATTATGAGGACATCATCAAAGATCTGCCGTGCGAAGTTATCACTTACGGACTCGAACACGAAGCAGATTATACAGCGACGGATATTACATACGATACGTTCGGACATCCGACCTTTACCTGTCTGCATCACGGAGAAACCGTAGGAACTTTCTCCCTGAAAGTACCGGGTATTCACAATGTGTCCAACGCACTTTCCGTAATCGCTCTGGGCGAAAAACTGGGCATGGACGATGCAACGATCCAGAAAGGTCTGGTCAACTTCACCGGAACCGACCGCCGTTTCCAGTTCAAAGGAAAAATCGGCGATATCACCGTGATCGATGACTACGCCCATCACCCAACAGAGATCAAAGCAACCCTGACCTCTGCGAAAAACTATCCGCACAAAAAAACCTGGTGTATCTTCCAGCCACACACCTACACCCGTACCAAAGCCCTGCTCCAGGACTTCGCCGAAGCCCTGACCCTGGCAGACCACGTGGTACTGGCAAAAATCTACGCCGCAAGAGAAACCGACACCCTCGGCATCTCCTCCGCCGACCTCCAAAAACAGATCCAGGTCCTGGGAACCCCCTGCGAATACTTCCCGACCTTCGACGAAATCGAGAATTTTCTTCTGGAAAACTGCCAGCCAGGCGACCTCCTGATCACCATGGGCGCCGGCGACGTCTACCAAATCGGCGAAAAACTCCTGGGAAAGTAA
- a CDS encoding DnaD domain protein, protein MTDELLYIYEELHFSVDLFDYLIEYCVSKGSKDIHYIKKVAFSWHEAGINTVTRAKQETTTYHRNYFSILKAFGISNRNPVQSEIHMIDHWMKDYGFTMDILTEACSRTVASTGKANFRYADKILSGWKDKGVRHLTDIQALDTLHRQLQSDRQEQKQRQEQKGTRPAGSGNKFNNFQQRNYDYDQLENQLLKK, encoded by the coding sequence GTGACCGATGAACTTCTGTACATCTACGAAGAACTACATTTTTCCGTGGATCTGTTTGACTATCTGATCGAGTATTGCGTCTCCAAGGGAAGTAAAGACATTCATTATATAAAGAAAGTCGCCTTCAGCTGGCATGAGGCAGGCATCAACACCGTGACCCGCGCCAAACAGGAGACTACGACTTATCACAGAAACTATTTTTCGATTTTAAAAGCATTTGGGATCAGCAACCGGAATCCGGTTCAGTCCGAGATCCACATGATCGATCACTGGATGAAAGACTATGGATTTACCATGGACATTCTCACAGAAGCCTGTTCCCGCACGGTAGCATCCACCGGAAAAGCGAATTTCCGGTATGCGGACAAGATCCTTTCCGGCTGGAAGGACAAAGGTGTCCGGCACCTGACCGATATTCAGGCTCTCGATACCCTGCACAGACAGCTGCAGAGCGACCGCCAGGAACAGAAACAGCGGCAGGAACAGAAAGGAACCCGTCCGGCAGGCTCCGGGAACAAATTCAACAA